In Methanosphaera sp. ISO3-F5, a genomic segment contains:
- a CDS encoding Ig-like domain repeat protein, translating into MRFKTGNILIFCLICVLFLSISFVSATDNINESKENIGEYSSDNAHITMNTENKDKILIKNTSSRVKTSNDNSKHVYVNNTGNSSSDGSLSSNPTTLVNALRNVENEGTIVLMGSYEDTYYNITSNIDTSSITSGVKDFAITSSEGSNVILRFYSDKYLNFKGAFNIKISNISFTGSVVSSQPIIYNNITSLTLDHCSIYNINNSYRCGAIYNNKIITLNNSLFINNSASRQGGVIYSRNGTVNIMNSCFKDNHACNGGVLSSMDTKINCVNSSFHDNDADFGGVYSVRDNSVLSIDNSSFLNNSVEYNGGVIDSWYSSINVDTSIFRGNRADYGGIVYSANNIKTRVVNSLLEDNLALLNANTVYSFGDSLTVYNNVILDSGNSRSIYCYNSSYNLNNNWWGRNSPDFSTLTNVFPGNWRLMTLSSINDNSPYTIRVSLSNLTDSSVTAEKLFNRTVYLNSDNGSFGLNTANITSNVSNTYTGNLSGVSVRIDDEELGLDDKIVPFMHMNDVNVKINDNVTFLIRCNPNIKRIHINVDDKLITSVSPVNGIARYTYKFNSSWTPGTYNVTYSVRDDTIYQNTLKVSLLNLRNNYNTSVTLVSGSNNNYTYENRSIGTKFELTNTLQYQSSVKNQKDSGSCWAFSALAALESSYKKAYGVEYDFSENNMKNVLKKYSVIGDVSGFPDGGNNLLAPISYLIGGYGPVDENDDPYDDYSIMSPITTGNLKVEDVYFIYRNSSTGKDNKNLKDAILKYGAISSIMYSDTRVSVYNNDEIYPNHGIAIVGWNDFYNNFIGSDKPKGSGAYIIKNSWGTSIGQDGYQYVSYYDTSLGGVNLNLPEAFSYAFPVLSYENYTNIYQHDTVSTRIETLTPSAWMRNIYTATRNESIAGVGTFIYKDTDYEAYIYVNDRFCYSQKGTFTQEGYRIIKLDKYVPIREGDIFRVDLRLKAREGDYTSITLQDTSIYKSLSKENQSFTSTDGENWDDVYQNSNHKYSAVCLKVYTKDTPSIASTINQTEDYTISTNVENLNTPGILTYKIDDEYYTDDNGNIIRVNVDENGLYNISIAKRNIEKYEYNITVILETPDTVITENITLIKPVTINISAGNVTCFVDEEQRITATVTIEDNIYNKTLNEGSLLLIEKSRIKQAPPVCNGSVTFLLNESAGVYNYILRYRGSPAYSGEDVNVTLTLLKHNLTLEITEIENKKYDENATITGKVYYEDNITHTIKNLRLYIKIDGKSYIVQTDRNGQFTLSHHVNKTGVNQYSIEAYSGNTYNNLRFNDSFITIKQDTTLTISTTNTSENEIIITGNLMNLLGRNVPNETLKLYANNMFIANITTDENGEYTYAYKTDTIDENTIQVIFDGNTNYNPTSNTTTFTIKRTPTKITINVENTKFGENIRITGRLSDEENNPLADKDITLTLNEEEITIQTGTNGEYTYTRIADRMGTNNITVTYNGNLNYENSSNKSTFTVNKQDTIITVTPIDNTKYHETILITGTLTDKNNIPIPDEEITITLNNNETVTTSNNNGHFTYQLITDTIGTNNITITYNGNTYYINSTNNLAFTVNRQDTILTINNTPQTRYSEQVTIKGKLVDKNNNPLTNTNITITTNKENTTIQTNNNGEYTYTITADKIGTNNITITYNGNNNYNPSSINSTFTTEKLKTQIIITPTTATKYKEEITITGTLTDENNKAIKDTITITINENKHTITTQENGTFTEKITANTTGTNNITITYNGNTYYNNTTNKSTFTVNKQDTTLTINTTPTIQYDKNITITGTLTDKKGAAIADKTIKININNETITLKTDNTGKIQYTHTADKSGENTVHATFDGNNNYNPSSNTVTFTVNRIQTNITLNTKDTKIMENTTITGTLTDEDNNALPGKVLLIKIGDYTTSTRTNEYGQYNISIKTSHAGINNVTITFEGDDKYLFTEKVGTFTAYKKNTVLIIIHIGTVKYGDTLTITGSLKDENNNPLTSTNLTINKNNKITHISTDKTGKFTFTSTADTVGTNNITVTYNGNTYYINSTNNLAFTVNRQDTILTINNTPQTRYSEQVTIKGKLVDKNNNPITNTNITITTNKENTTIQTNNNGEYTYTITADKIGTNNITITYNGNNNYNPSSNTVTFTVNRIQTNITLNTKDTKIMENTTITGTLTDEDNNALPGKVLLIKIGDYTTSTVTNEYGQYNISIKTSHAGINNVTITFEGDDKYLFTEKVGTFTVYKKNTVLSIIHIGTVKYGDTLSITGSLIDEDNNPIISTDLTINKNNKITHISTDKTGKFTFTSTADTVGTNNITVTYNGNTNYNPSSNTVTFTVNKLDTKITINTKNVKYGETVTTTGKLTDENNKALSNTDITLTLNNNKHNIKTNNNGEYIYTSTADTTGTNSITVTYPGNNLYTSSTTRTTININKQDTLITINSIPATKYTENVTITGTLKDKNGKTLPNQNMDISINDKTVTIKTDENGAYSYKHTTNKVGTNNLTVTFAGNNNYNNANTQTTFTVNKQDTTITLNNIKSTYTSNATITGKLISKDGTVLAYQNMKLNINGKSVSVKTDSNGIFTYKYRTNKVGTNNITVTYYGNSNYQGTTLKKTFTVSKLDLKITINKIITKAYGEKVTIKGTFKDKNGKILGNSKLKLNINGKTVTVKVNKNGIFTYKHTTRKVGVNNLTISHAGNRNYNKITRKTTFRVIKQSLKITVNRTSNVGYGSKVYVKGLLTDKNGKIIKNTVITININGKIIRAKTNNKGTYNHSLTTSKLGTNNISVSYPGNKNYNKVTKKVTFKVVKQKTRLSIASVKQVSGMKKVKVTGKFVTVDGKAIRNSNVLVTVNKVKKYAKTDKYGVYTVTVNAVKGKNSVLVNFGGNRFYEKNSGVKKSVKIV; encoded by the coding sequence ATGAGATTTAAAACGGGAAACATATTGATTTTTTGTTTAATATGTGTGTTATTTCTTTCAATTTCATTTGTATCAGCCACGGATAATATAAATGAAAGCAAAGAAAATATAGGTGAATATTCATCAGATAATGCTCATATTACTATGAACACAGAAAATAAGGATAAGATTTTAATTAAGAACACGTCTTCACGTGTTAAAACTAGTAATGATAATTCGAAACATGTTTATGTGAATAATACTGGTAATTCCTCAAGTGATGGTAGTTTATCTTCTAATCCTACAACTTTAGTTAATGCTCTTAGAAATGTTGAAAATGAGGGCACTATAGTATTAATGGGAAGTTATGAGGATACTTATTACAATATTACGAGCAATATTGATACTTCCAGTATAACAAGTGGTGTTAAAGATTTTGCCATCACATCTTCTGAGGGAAGTAATGTTATTTTACGTTTTTATTCAGATAAATATTTGAATTTTAAGGGTGCATTTAACATTAAAATCAGTAATATTTCGTTTACTGGAAGTGTTGTGTCTTCACAACCTATTATTTATAACAATATTACTAGTTTAACATTAGATCATTGTTCCATTTACAATATTAACAATAGTTATCGTTGTGGTGCCATCTATAATAATAAGATTATTACTTTGAATAATTCATTGTTTATCAACAATTCTGCTTCCCGTCAGGGAGGAGTAATTTATTCAAGGAATGGTACTGTTAACATTATGAATAGTTGTTTTAAGGATAATCATGCATGTAATGGTGGAGTTTTGTCTTCAATGGATACTAAGATAAATTGTGTGAATTCTTCCTTCCATGATAATGATGCAGATTTTGGTGGCGTTTATTCTGTTCGTGACAATTCAGTGTTAAGTATTGATAATTCTTCGTTTTTGAATAATTCCGTGGAGTATAATGGTGGAGTTATTGATTCATGGTATTCCAGTATAAATGTTGATACGTCCATATTCAGGGGCAATCGTGCAGATTATGGTGGAATAGTTTATAGTGCTAATAATATTAAAACACGAGTTGTTAATTCATTATTGGAGGATAACCTTGCTTTATTGAATGCTAATACTGTGTATTCTTTCGGAGACAGTTTAACTGTTTATAATAATGTCATATTAGATTCAGGTAATTCAAGGTCCATATATTGTTATAATTCAAGTTATAATTTGAATAATAACTGGTGGGGAAGAAATAGTCCTGATTTTAGCACGTTAACTAATGTTTTTCCGGGCAATTGGAGGCTAATGACCCTAAGTAGTATTAATGATAACTCACCTTACACTATTAGAGTATCATTATCAAATTTAACTGATTCAAGTGTTACTGCTGAAAAATTATTCAATAGAACTGTTTATTTGAATAGTGATAATGGAAGTTTTGGATTAAACACTGCCAATATTACATCCAATGTTTCCAATACATATACAGGCAATCTTAGTGGAGTAAGTGTTCGTATTGATGATGAAGAATTAGGATTAGATGATAAGATTGTTCCTTTCATGCACATGAATGATGTTAATGTTAAAATAAATGATAATGTAACCTTTTTAATCAGATGTAACCCTAATATTAAGAGGATTCATATCAATGTTGATGACAAACTCATTACTAGTGTATCACCCGTTAATGGTATTGCAAGATATACCTATAAGTTTAATTCATCCTGGACTCCTGGAACATATAATGTTACTTATTCAGTGAGGGATGATACCATTTACCAGAACACCCTTAAAGTTTCACTGTTAAATCTTAGAAACAATTACAATACCAGTGTAACATTAGTTTCGGGTAGCAACAATAATTATACTTATGAAAACAGGAGTATTGGAACAAAATTTGAATTAACTAATACTTTACAATACCAGAGCAGTGTAAAGAACCAGAAAGATAGTGGTAGCTGCTGGGCTTTCAGTGCACTTGCTGCTTTAGAATCTTCATACAAGAAGGCGTATGGTGTGGAATATGATTTCTCAGAGAACAATATGAAAAACGTGCTGAAAAAATATTCAGTAATTGGTGATGTCAGTGGCTTCCCTGATGGTGGTAACAATTTGTTAGCACCAATATCATACCTTATTGGAGGGTATGGTCCTGTAGATGAGAATGATGATCCTTATGATGATTACAGTATAATGTCCCCTATAACAACAGGTAATCTTAAAGTGGAGGATGTTTATTTCATTTACAGAAACAGTTCAACAGGTAAGGACAATAAGAATCTTAAGGATGCAATTTTGAAGTATGGTGCAATATCTTCTATAATGTATAGTGATACTAGAGTAAGTGTTTATAATAATGATGAAATCTATCCTAATCATGGCATTGCAATAGTTGGATGGAATGATTTCTACAACAATTTTATTGGTTCAGACAAGCCGAAGGGAAGTGGTGCTTATATTATTAAGAACAGTTGGGGAACATCAATTGGTCAAGACGGTTACCAGTACGTATCCTATTATGATACCAGTCTTGGTGGAGTAAATTTAAATTTACCGGAGGCATTTAGTTACGCATTCCCAGTACTATCCTACGAAAATTACACTAACATATACCAGCATGACACAGTATCCACGAGAATTGAAACATTAACACCATCAGCTTGGATGAGAAATATTTACACTGCTACAAGAAATGAGAGCATAGCTGGTGTTGGAACATTCATATACAAGGATACAGATTATGAGGCATATATTTATGTAAATGACAGGTTCTGTTATTCACAGAAGGGAACTTTCACACAGGAAGGGTACCGGATAATTAAATTAGATAAGTATGTTCCAATCAGAGAAGGAGACATTTTCAGGGTAGATTTAAGATTAAAAGCTCGTGAGGGAGATTATACTTCAATCACTTTACAAGATACCAGTATTTATAAATCATTATCTAAGGAAAATCAGTCATTTACAAGTACTGATGGAGAAAACTGGGATGATGTGTACCAGAATAGTAACCATAAATATTCGGCAGTTTGCCTTAAAGTATACACTAAGGACACTCCAAGTATTGCTTCAACAATCAATCAGACAGAAGATTATACTATCAGTACAAACGTGGAAAATCTTAACACGCCGGGAATATTAACATACAAAATTGATGACGAATATTACACTGATGATAATGGAAACATTATACGGGTAAATGTTGATGAAAACGGATTATATAATATAAGCATAGCAAAGAGAAATATTGAAAAATATGAGTACAATATAACAGTAATACTTGAAACTCCTGATACTGTTATTACAGAAAATATTACCCTCATAAAACCTGTTACAATAAATATCAGTGCAGGGAATGTCACATGCTTTGTTGATGAAGAACAAAGAATTACTGCAACTGTTACAATCGAAGACAACATTTATAACAAGACATTGAATGAAGGATCATTACTGTTAATTGAAAAATCACGTATTAAACAAGCACCCCCAGTATGCAATGGAAGTGTAACATTCCTATTAAATGAATCTGCAGGAGTTTATAATTACATCCTCAGATACAGGGGTTCCCCTGCTTATAGTGGTGAAGATGTTAATGTTACATTAACTTTATTAAAGCATAATCTGACACTGGAAATTACTGAAATAGAGAATAAGAAGTATGATGAAAATGCTACAATAACCGGAAAAGTATATTATGAGGATAATATTACTCATACAATTAAAAATCTGAGACTATACATTAAAATTGATGGAAAAAGTTATATTGTTCAAACGGATAGAAATGGTCAATTCACACTATCACATCATGTTAATAAAACAGGTGTGAACCAATATTCTATAGAAGCATATTCTGGTAACACATACAATAACCTGAGATTCAATGATTCATTCATTACAATAAAACAGGACACAACATTAACCATTAGTACTACTAACACCTCTGAAAATGAAATTATCATCACGGGAAACTTAATGAATTTGCTTGGAAGAAATGTTCCAAATGAAACATTAAAATTATATGCTAACAATATGTTCATAGCTAACATTACAACAGACGAAAATGGAGAATACACTTATGCATACAAGACAGATACAATTGATGAAAACACGATTCAAGTAATATTTGATGGAAACACCAACTACAATCCAACTAGTAACACAACAACATTCACAATAAAACGGACACCTACTAAAATAACAATAAATGTAGAAAACACCAAATTCGGAGAAAACATAAGAATCACAGGAAGACTAAGCGATGAAGAAAACAATCCATTAGCCGACAAAGACATAACATTAACATTAAACGAAGAAGAAATTACAATACAAACAGGTACAAACGGAGAATACACATACACAAGAATAGCAGATAGGATGGGAACCAACAACATAACAGTAACATACAATGGAAACCTCAACTATGAAAATAGCTCAAATAAATCAACATTCACAGTAAACAAACAAGACACAATAATAACCGTAACACCAATTGATAACACAAAATACCATGAAACAATATTAATAACCGGAACATTAACAGACAAAAATAATATACCAATACCTGACGAAGAAATAACAATAACCCTAAACAACAATGAAACTGTTACCACAAGCAACAACAACGGACATTTCACATACCAACTAATCACAGACACCATAGGAACCAACAACATAACAATAACATACAATGGAAACACTTACTATATAAACAGCACAAACAACCTTGCTTTCACGGTAAACAGGCAAGACACCATATTAACAATAAACAACACCCCACAAACAAGATACTCAGAACAAGTAACAATTAAAGGAAAACTAGTCGACAAAAACAACAACCCACTAACAAACACAAACATAACAATCACAACAAACAAAGAAAATACAACAATACAAACCAACAACAACGGAGAATACACATACACCATAACAGCAGACAAGATAGGAACCAACAACATAACAATAACATACAACGGAAACAACAACTACAACCCAAGCAGCATAAACTCAACATTCACCACAGAAAAACTCAAAACACAAATAATCATAACACCAACAACAGCAACAAAATATAAAGAAGAAATAACAATAACAGGAACATTAACAGACGAAAACAACAAAGCAATCAAAGACACAATAACAATCACAATAAACGAAAACAAACACACAATAACAACACAGGAAAACGGAACATTCACAGAAAAAATAACAGCAAACACAACCGGAACCAACAACATAACAATAACCTACAATGGAAACACCTACTATAACAACACCACAAATAAATCAACATTCACAGTAAACAAACAAGACACCACACTAACAATAAACACTACCCCAACAATACAATATGATAAAAACATAACAATAACCGGAACATTAACCGACAAAAAAGGAGCTGCAATAGCCGACAAAACAATAAAAATAAACATTAACAATGAAACAATAACCCTAAAAACAGACAATACCGGAAAAATCCAATACACCCACACAGCAGATAAAAGTGGAGAAAACACAGTACATGCAACATTTGATGGAAACAACAACTACAACCCAAGCAGCAATACAGTGACATTCACAGTAAACAGGATACAAACAAACATAACACTAAACACGAAAGACACGAAAATCATGGAAAATACAACAATAACAGGCACATTAACTGATGAGGACAATAATGCACTACCAGGTAAAGTGCTTCTAATAAAAATAGGTGACTACACTACCAGTACACGTACCAATGAATATGGACAATATAACATATCAATCAAAACAAGCCATGCAGGAATAAATAATGTTACAATAACATTCGAAGGTGATGATAAGTATTTATTCACCGAAAAAGTGGGAACATTCACAGCATATAAGAAAAATACTGTCTTAATCATCATACACATAGGTACTGTGAAATATGGTGACACATTAACCATAACCGGTTCCTTAAAAGATGAAAACAACAATCCACTCACCAGTACAAACCTAACAATCAATAAGAACAATAAGATAACCCATATCAGCACGGACAAGACGGGCAAATTTACTTTCACAAGCACTGCCGACACGGTAGGAACCAATAACATAACAGTAACATACAATGGAAACACTTACTATATAAACAGCACCAACAACCTTGCTTTCACGGTAAACAGGCAAGACACCATATTAACAATAAACAACACCCCACAAACAAGATACTCAGAACAAGTAACAATTAAAGGAAAACTAGTCGACAAAAACAACAACCCAATAACAAACACAAACATAACAATCACAACAAACAAAGAAAATACAACAATACAAACCAACAACAACGGAGAATACACATACACCATAACAGCAGACAAGATAGGAACCAACAACATAACAATAACATACAACGGAAACAACAACTACAACCCAAGCAGCAATACAGTGACATTCACAGTAAACAGGATACAAACAAACATAACACTAAACACGAAAGACACGAAAATCATGGAAAATACAACAATAACCGGTACATTAACTGATGAGGACAATAATGCACTACCAGGTAAAGTGCTTCTAATAAAAATAGGTGACTACACTACCAGTACTGTTACCAATGAATATGGACAATATAACATATCAATCAAAACAAGCCATGCAGGAATAAATAATGTTACAATAACATTCGAAGGTGATGATAAGTATTTATTCACCGAAAAAGTGGGAACATTCACAGTATATAAGAAAAATACTGTCTTAAGCATCATACACATAGGTACTGTGAAATATGGTGACACATTAAGCATAACCGGTTCCTTAATAGATGAAGACAACAATCCGATCATCAGTACTGACCTAACAATCAATAAGAACAATAAGATAACCCATATCAGCACGGACAAGACGGGTAAATTTACTTTCACAAGCACTGCCGACACGGTAGGAACCAATAACATAACAGTAACATACAATGGAAACACCAACTACAACCCAAGCAGTAATACAGTGACATTCACAGTAAACAAATTAGACACAAAAATCACAATCAATACTAAAAATGTTAAATATGGAGAAACTGTCACAACCACGGGAAAACTAACCGATGAAAACAATAAAGCCCTAAGCAACACAGACATCACACTAACACTAAACAACAACAAGCACAACATAAAAACAAACAACAACGGAGAATACATATACACGAGCACTGCTGACACCACAGGAACCAACAGTATAACAGTAACTTATCCTGGAAACAATTTATACACGAGCTCTACAACAAGAACCACCATAAACATAAACAAACAAGACACCCTAATAACAATAAATAGTATACCGGCAACAAAATACACTGAAAATGTAACAATCACTGGAACACTCAAAGATAAAAACGGTAAAACACTACCAAACCAGAACATGGACATCTCAATTAATGATAAAACAGTCACAATAAAAACGGATGAAAACGGAGCATACTCCTACAAACACACAACAAACAAAGTAGGAACCAACAACCTGACAGTAACATTTGCTGGCAATAATAACTACAACAATGCCAATACACAGACAACATTCACAGTAAACAAACAAGACACCACTATCACATTAAACAATATAAAATCCACATATACAAGTAATGCAACGATCACTGGAAAACTCATAAGCAAGGATGGTACAGTATTAGCATACCAAAATATGAAACTTAACATAAATGGTAAATCAGTTAGCGTAAAAACTGATAGTAATGGTATATTCACCTATAAGTACCGGACAAACAAGGTAGGCACTAACAATATTACAGTAACATACTATGGAAACAGTAACTACCAGGGTACAACACTTAAGAAAACATTCACTGTAAGCAAACTAGACCTTAAAATAACCATAAACAAAATAATAACAAAAGCGTATGGTGAAAAAGTAACAATTAAGGGAACATTCAAAGACAAAAACGGTAAAATACTGGGAAACAGTAAATTAAAACTTAACATCAACGGTAAAACAGTGACGGTGAAAGTTAATAAGAACGGAATATTCACATACAAGCACACCACACGAAAAGTTGGCGTCAATAATCTTACAATAAGTCATGCAGGAAATAGAAACTATAATAAGATTACCAGGAAAACAACATTTAGGGTAATTAAACAAAGCCTGAAAATCACAGTAAACAGGACGAGCAATGTGGGTTATGGTTCCAAAGTTTACGTTAAAGGATTATTAACAGATAAAAACGGTAAAATAATAAAAAACACGGTGATAACCATAAATATTAATGGTAAAATTATCAGAGCTAAAACTAATAATAAGGGAACATATAATCATAGCTTAACTACCAGCAAATTAGGAACTAATAATATTAGTGTAAGTTATCCTGGAAACAAAAATTATAATAAGGTTACTAAGAAGGTTACTTTTAAGGTAGTGAAACAAAAGACCAGGTTAAGTATTGCTTCTGTTAAGCAGGTCTCTGGTATGAAGAAGGTTAAAGTTACTGGTAAATTTGTTACTGTTGATGGTAAGGCAATCCGTAATAGTAATGTTCTGGTAACGGTTAATAAGGTTAAGAAGTATGCGAAGACTGATAAGTATGGTGTGTATACCGTTACCGTGAATGCCGTGAAGGGTAAGAATAGTGTTCTTGTGAATTTCGGGGGCAATCGGTTCTATGAAAAAAATTCTGGTGTTAAAAAATCTGTGAAAATTGTTTAA